A single window of [Clostridium] hylemonae DSM 15053 DNA harbors:
- a CDS encoding aminopeptidase, producing the protein MEKDNTWKTYSAEECVELEQINRSYKSCLDEGKTERECVKLAVKMLREHGYRDLKEFIDGQKTLGAGDKVYAVCMGKSIAAFHIGTEPLEKGMNILGAHIDSPRIDVKQNPLYENEELSYLDTHYYGGIKKYQWVTLPLALHGVVAKTDGSLVEIHIGDKEEDPVFAVTDLLVHLASKQMEKKANAVIEGEKLDLLFASRPLSSDGSLEKEEKDAVKANVLRILETTYGISEEDFVSAELEIVPAGNARDCGIDRSMIMAYGQDDRVCAFTSLFALLDVDKVEKTACCILVDKEEIGSVGATGMHSRFFENVVAEMTALTGGSSDLRVRRALQNSKMLSSDVSAAFDPMFAETFEKRSSAFFGKGLVFNKFTGSRGKSGSNDANAEYLAEIRRAMDRKHVAYQFAELGKVDAGGGGTIAYIMANYGMEVIDSGVAVLCMHAPWEITSKADVYEAYKGYKAFIEEM; encoded by the coding sequence ATGGAAAAGGACAATACATGGAAGACATACAGCGCGGAGGAATGCGTAGAACTGGAACAGATCAACCGGTCCTACAAAAGCTGTCTGGATGAGGGGAAAACGGAGCGTGAATGCGTGAAGCTGGCGGTAAAGATGCTCAGAGAACACGGCTACCGGGATCTGAAAGAATTTATAGACGGGCAGAAAACACTGGGCGCGGGAGATAAAGTTTACGCCGTATGCATGGGAAAGAGCATCGCGGCTTTTCATATTGGTACGGAGCCGCTGGAAAAAGGAATGAATATTCTCGGCGCCCACATCGATTCTCCGCGGATCGACGTAAAACAGAATCCGTTATATGAAAATGAAGAGCTGTCTTATCTGGATACCCACTATTACGGCGGCATCAAGAAGTATCAGTGGGTAACGCTTCCGCTTGCGCTTCACGGCGTTGTGGCCAAGACGGACGGTTCTCTCGTTGAGATCCATATCGGTGATAAAGAAGAAGACCCGGTATTCGCGGTGACAGACCTGCTCGTGCACCTGGCGTCCAAGCAGATGGAAAAGAAGGCGAACGCCGTCATCGAGGGGGAGAAGCTGGACCTTCTCTTTGCGAGCCGCCCGCTCAGCAGTGACGGCAGCCTGGAAAAAGAAGAAAAAGATGCGGTGAAGGCAAATGTGCTTCGCATACTGGAAACGACCTATGGTATATCCGAAGAAGATTTTGTCTCCGCAGAGCTGGAGATCGTTCCGGCGGGAAATGCAAGGGACTGCGGTATCGACCGGAGCATGATCATGGCATATGGCCAGGACGACCGCGTATGCGCCTTTACTTCCCTGTTTGCGCTGCTTGATGTGGACAAAGTAGAGAAGACGGCGTGCTGTATACTCGTTGATAAGGAAGAGATCGGAAGCGTAGGCGCGACAGGCATGCACTCCAGATTTTTTGAAAATGTTGTGGCGGAGATGACCGCGCTGACCGGCGGATCTTCCGATCTGAGAGTAAGACGCGCGCTTCAGAACTCGAAAATGCTGTCGTCAGATGTAAGCGCGGCATTTGACCCGATGTTTGCAGAGACATTTGAAAAGAGAAGCTCTGCGTTCTTCGGAAAAGGCCTTGTATTCAACAAATTTACCGGAAGCAGGGGAAAAAGCGGTTCCAACGATGCGAATGCGGAATATCTGGCGGAGATCCGCAGGGCAATGGACCGGAAACATGTTGCGTACCAGTTTGCGGAACTCGGCAAAGTGGACGCCGGAGGCGGCGGAACGATCGCGTATATTATGGCAAATTACGGGATGGAAGTGATAGACAGCGGCGTGGCGGTACTGTGTATGCACGCACCGTGGGAGATCACGAGCAAGGCGGATGTATATGAAGCTTATAAAGGGTATAAAGCATTTATAGAAGAAATGTAG
- a CDS encoding Na+/H+ antiporter NhaC family protein, whose translation MGFISIIPAILAIVLSFATRNTVISLAIACITGTLLAGQGVFGFPTLLKESLGTTSFSWVMLLNTFIGILVAYFQKTGAIQGFSQKVHDRNLSRRGAQLMAWVLGIFIYFSDSFSPLFVGSVMRSITDKAKVSREKLAYIADSTSAPVSVLMPITGWAAYLMGLAVGVGCIVDEKDASALFLKAIPFNFYPIFAVIFVGVIASGIIKDFGPMKKAEKRAVEEGKVIRDGATPLIGKELTEMQAYPGLKPRVFLNFIFPVLMIISIAIGTYIAFSSAKTMEAFLMVVLFMTVSMMIQGIPFKEVMNTLTDGVKGALPAVMLLALAYSVNALSSQMGTANYIISLTEDLLTPHMLPAIIFLVSAVMAFATGSSWGTFAICMPIALPLAFSFTDGTLTLLVIASFAAVAGGGVFGDHCSPLSDTTVLSSTGAAADHIDHVKTQLPYALVCGGLALIAYLIVGFVFV comes from the coding sequence ATGGGATTTATTTCAATCATACCGGCAATACTTGCTATCGTATTGTCTTTCGCAACGAGAAACACAGTTATATCACTTGCCATCGCGTGTATCACCGGAACGCTGCTGGCAGGCCAGGGTGTCTTCGGATTCCCGACACTTTTAAAAGAAAGTCTCGGAACTACAAGCTTTTCGTGGGTAATGCTCTTGAACACTTTTATCGGTATTCTCGTAGCCTATTTCCAGAAGACGGGCGCGATCCAGGGATTTTCCCAGAAAGTGCACGACCGCAATTTAAGCCGCAGGGGCGCACAGCTGATGGCGTGGGTGCTCGGGATCTTTATCTATTTCAGTGATTCATTCAGCCCGCTCTTTGTCGGCTCTGTAATGAGAAGCATAACGGACAAGGCCAAAGTATCCCGTGAAAAACTTGCCTACATCGCAGACTCCACGTCTGCACCTGTCAGTGTGCTCATGCCGATCACAGGATGGGCCGCTTACCTCATGGGGCTTGCCGTCGGCGTCGGATGTATTGTGGATGAAAAAGATGCGTCCGCACTCTTCTTAAAGGCAATACCTTTTAACTTCTATCCGATATTCGCGGTGATCTTTGTCGGTGTGATCGCTTCCGGCATCATCAAAGATTTCGGACCGATGAAAAAGGCTGAAAAGCGTGCGGTTGAAGAAGGTAAAGTGATCCGCGACGGCGCGACGCCGCTTATCGGAAAAGAACTCACAGAGATGCAGGCGTATCCGGGTCTGAAGCCGCGGGTGTTCCTGAACTTCATTTTCCCGGTTCTCATGATCATCAGCATCGCGATCGGCACCTACATAGCCTTCAGTTCTGCAAAGACGATGGAAGCCTTTTTGATGGTCGTTCTCTTTATGACCGTGAGCATGATGATACAGGGCATTCCATTTAAGGAAGTCATGAATACTCTGACAGACGGCGTAAAAGGCGCGCTGCCTGCAGTCATGCTGCTGGCTCTCGCCTATTCGGTCAACGCGCTGAGCTCACAGATGGGTACGGCAAATTATATCATCTCCCTGACGGAGGACCTGCTTACCCCGCACATGCTGCCGGCTATCATCTTCCTCGTGTCCGCTGTCATGGCATTTGCGACCGGCTCCTCCTGGGGAACTTTTGCGATCTGTATGCCTATAGCGCTTCCGCTGGCGTTCAGCTTTACAGACGGCACGCTCACACTGCTCGTGATCGCAAGCTTTGCTGCCGTTGCAGGCGGCGGAGTGTTCGGCGACCACTGTTCTCCTCTGTCTGATACGACGGTACTTTCGTCCACCGGAGCAGCGGCCGACCACATCGACCATGTGAAGACACAGCTGCCATACGCACTCGTGTGCGGCGGTCTTGCACTCATTGCTTATCTGATCGTAGGATTTGTGTTTGTGTAG
- the ppdK gene encoding pyruvate, phosphate dikinase — protein MAKWVYMFTEGNATMRNLLGGKGSNLAEMTNLGLPVPQGFTITTEACTQYYEDGEKINDEIMAQIMESITKMEEITGKKFGDKENPLLVSVRSGARASMPGMMDTILNLGLNEEVVEVLANKSGNPRWAWDCYRRFIQMYSDVVMEVGKKYFEELIDKMKEEKGVTQDVDLTAEDLQVLAEQFKDEYKEKIGQDFPTDPKEQLMGAIKAVFRSWDNPRANVYRRDNDIPYSWGTAVNVQMMAFGNMGDTSGTGVAFTRDPATGEKKLMGEFLMNAQGEDVVAGVRTPQKIDQLQEVMPEVYDQFVGICHKLEDHYRDMQDMEFTIEDKKLYMLQTRNGKRTAQAALKIACDLVDEGMITEEKAVAMIDPRNLDTLLHPQFDAAAIKAATPIGKALGASPGAACGKVVFTADDAKNWAARGEKVILVRLETSPEDIEGMKAAQGILTVRGGMTSHAAVVARGMGTCCVSGCGDIAMDEANKKFTLAGKEFHEGDALSLDGSTGNIYDGLIPTVDATIAGEFGRIMGWADKYRTMKVRTNADTPGDARKARELGAEGIGLCRTEHMFFEGDRIDAFREMICSDTVEEREAALEKILPVQQGDFEGLFEALEGNPVTIRFLDPPLHEFVPTEEEDIKKLADAQGKTVDQIKTIIDSLHEFNPMMGHRGCRLAVTYPEIAKMQTKAVIRAAINVQKAHADWSVCPEIMIPLIGDIKEFKYVKKIVVETADAEIAAAGSDLKYEVGTMIEIPRACLTADDIAKEADFFCFGTNDLTQMTFGFSRDDAGKFLDAYYDAKIFENDPFAKLDQTGVGQLMEMAIAKGRPANDKLHVGICGEHGGDPSSVEFCNKLGLNYVSCSPFRVPIARLAAAQAAITAKNA, from the coding sequence ATGGCAAAATGGGTTTATATGTTTACAGAAGGTAACGCGACCATGAGGAACCTTCTGGGTGGAAAAGGCTCTAATCTTGCTGAGATGACAAATTTAGGTCTTCCAGTGCCACAGGGCTTTACGATCACAACAGAAGCTTGTACCCAGTACTATGAGGACGGGGAAAAGATCAATGACGAAATCATGGCACAGATCATGGAATCCATCACGAAGATGGAAGAGATTACAGGCAAGAAATTCGGAGACAAAGAGAATCCGCTTCTCGTATCAGTACGTTCAGGAGCAAGAGCTTCCATGCCAGGTATGATGGACACGATCCTCAACCTTGGTCTTAACGAAGAAGTTGTTGAAGTACTGGCTAATAAATCAGGAAACCCGCGTTGGGCATGGGACTGCTACAGAAGATTCATCCAGATGTACTCTGACGTAGTTATGGAAGTTGGTAAGAAATACTTTGAAGAGCTTATCGACAAGATGAAAGAGGAAAAAGGCGTTACTCAGGACGTTGACCTCACAGCAGAAGATTTACAGGTGCTTGCTGAGCAGTTCAAAGATGAATACAAAGAAAAAATCGGACAGGACTTCCCGACAGACCCGAAGGAGCAGCTGATGGGAGCCATCAAAGCTGTATTCCGTTCATGGGACAACCCAAGAGCCAACGTATACCGTCGTGACAACGATATCCCTTACTCATGGGGAACAGCTGTCAACGTACAGATGATGGCTTTCGGTAACATGGGTGATACATCAGGAACAGGTGTTGCATTTACACGTGATCCGGCTACAGGCGAGAAGAAGCTCATGGGCGAGTTCCTTATGAACGCACAGGGCGAGGACGTTGTTGCCGGTGTACGTACACCTCAGAAGATCGACCAGTTACAGGAAGTTATGCCGGAAGTATACGACCAGTTCGTTGGAATCTGCCATAAGCTTGAAGACCACTATAGAGATATGCAGGACATGGAGTTCACTATCGAAGATAAGAAACTCTACATGCTGCAGACACGTAACGGTAAGAGGACAGCTCAGGCTGCTCTGAAGATCGCCTGCGACCTTGTTGACGAAGGCATGATCACAGAAGAAAAAGCCGTTGCCATGATCGACCCGAGAAACTTAGATACATTACTTCATCCTCAGTTTGACGCTGCTGCGATCAAGGCTGCGACACCGATCGGCAAAGCACTCGGCGCGTCTCCAGGAGCTGCATGCGGTAAAGTTGTATTTACAGCCGACGATGCGAAGAACTGGGCTGCAAGAGGAGAGAAAGTGATCCTTGTCCGCCTTGAGACATCTCCGGAAGATATTGAAGGTATGAAGGCTGCGCAGGGTATCCTGACAGTCCGCGGCGGTATGACATCACACGCAGCCGTTGTTGCGCGTGGAATGGGTACATGCTGTGTATCCGGATGCGGCGATATCGCTATGGATGAGGCAAACAAGAAATTTACACTGGCAGGAAAAGAGTTCCACGAAGGAGATGCGCTCTCCCTTGACGGTTCTACAGGTAACATCTACGATGGCCTGATTCCTACAGTTGACGCTACGATCGCAGGTGAATTCGGAAGGATCATGGGATGGGCTGACAAGTACAGAACAATGAAGGTTCGTACCAATGCCGACACACCTGGAGATGCAAGAAAAGCACGCGAGCTCGGAGCAGAAGGTATCGGACTGTGCCGTACAGAGCATATGTTCTTTGAAGGCGACAGGATCGATGCATTCCGTGAGATGATCTGTTCCGACACAGTAGAAGAAAGAGAAGCAGCGCTTGAGAAGATCCTTCCGGTACAGCAGGGAGACTTTGAAGGACTGTTTGAAGCACTGGAAGGAAATCCGGTCACGATCCGTTTCTTAGACCCGCCGCTTCATGAGTTCGTTCCGACAGAGGAAGAAGACATCAAGAAACTTGCGGACGCTCAGGGCAAAACAGTAGATCAGATCAAGACGATCATCGATTCTCTCCATGAGTTCAACCCGATGATGGGACACCGTGGATGCCGTCTTGCAGTTACCTATCCGGAGATTGCAAAGATGCAGACAAAAGCGGTTATCCGCGCAGCGATCAATGTACAGAAAGCACACGCTGACTGGAGCGTTTGCCCGGAGATCATGATTCCGCTGATCGGCGATATCAAAGAATTCAAATATGTTAAGAAGATCGTTGTTGAGACAGCAGACGCAGAAATCGCTGCAGCAGGAAGCGACCTCAAGTACGAAGTTGGTACGATGATCGAGATTCCTAGAGCTTGCCTGACAGCAGACGATATTGCAAAAGAAGCTGACTTCTTCTGCTTCGGTACAAACGACCTGACACAGATGACATTCGGATTCTCACGTGATGATGCAGGTAAGTTCCTCGATGCATATTATGACGCTAAGATCTTTGAGAACGATCCGTTTGCCAAACTGGATCAGACAGGCGTCGGCCAGCTTATGGAAATGGCTATTGCCAAAGGAAGACCGGCAAATGATAAACTTCATGTCGGTATCTGCGGCGAGCACGGCGGAGACCCATCTTCTGTAGAATTCTGCAACAAGTTAGGCCTCAACTATGTATCCTGCTCACCATTCCGTGTGCCGATCGCAAGATTAGCGGCAGCACAGGCAGCTATCACAGCCAAGAATGCATAG
- a CDS encoding alanine dehydrogenase, with product MNVGILKDIKTGENRVIATPVEVAGLAADGHRVYVQKGAGAKAGFPDEKYAVEGAVLTDTAEEIYKSCDFIAKVKEFEPSEYGLLRENQIVFTCIHPAAHPEEVQALLKKKVIAFTAEDSHRFGSPNCEAAGKQGALMGLESMLTINGGKGKFVSGLGGALGMKVLILGGGTVGQAALSVLHALGAWVTVADISIGTLRRLQNEYRQSIDTVISSRENIKALLPSVDMVLNCVKWPKGSTEYLITREMVRSMEPGSVIVDISNDEQGALETFHETTHENPRYVEEGVVHYCVSNIPGAIANSTSVAYAASVLPHFRSILNNGVAEACARDGYLRRSLTTYKGYLTHEETSALQNRPWIRPEEILGIAGRELDFAPPATVSRSDNFIKLT from the coding sequence ATGAACGTAGGAATATTAAAAGATATCAAGACGGGTGAGAACCGGGTCATCGCTACTCCTGTGGAAGTGGCAGGACTGGCCGCGGACGGTCACCGGGTCTATGTCCAGAAAGGCGCCGGAGCGAAAGCGGGCTTTCCGGATGAAAAATATGCCGTTGAAGGGGCTGTCCTGACAGATACCGCAGAGGAGATCTATAAAAGCTGTGACTTTATCGCCAAAGTAAAAGAGTTTGAACCTTCCGAATACGGACTTCTCCGGGAAAACCAGATCGTCTTTACATGTATCCATCCGGCCGCACATCCGGAGGAGGTGCAGGCGCTGCTTAAGAAGAAGGTCATCGCGTTCACCGCGGAGGACTCACATCGGTTCGGGTCTCCCAACTGCGAGGCCGCCGGCAAACAGGGCGCCCTTATGGGACTGGAATCCATGCTCACGATCAACGGAGGCAAAGGTAAGTTTGTCAGCGGCCTTGGCGGCGCGCTTGGCATGAAGGTACTTATCTTAGGCGGGGGAACAGTTGGGCAGGCTGCCCTCAGCGTACTGCACGCGCTCGGCGCCTGGGTGACCGTGGCGGACATCAGCATCGGAACGCTGCGCCGCCTCCAGAACGAATACAGGCAGAGTATTGATACGGTCATCTCAAGCCGTGAAAATATCAAAGCGCTTCTGCCTTCTGTGGATATGGTGCTCAACTGTGTAAAATGGCCGAAGGGCAGCACGGAGTATCTTATCACGAGGGAAATGGTACGCTCGATGGAACCGGGATCTGTCATCGTTGATATCAGCAATGACGAACAGGGCGCGCTCGAGACCTTCCATGAGACGACGCATGAGAATCCGCGTTATGTGGAGGAAGGTGTTGTCCACTACTGCGTGAGCAACATCCCGGGAGCGATCGCCAACTCTACTTCTGTAGCCTACGCCGCATCCGTACTGCCGCATTTCCGCAGCATACTGAATAACGGCGTGGCAGAGGCCTGCGCAAGAGACGGCTATCTCAGAAGAAGCCTGACCACCTATAAAGGGTATCTGACACACGAGGAGACGAGCGCGCTGCAGAACCGCCCGTGGATACGTCCGGAGGAAATCCTGGGAATCGCCGGCAGAGAACTGGACTTTGCGCCGCCTGCCACAGTCAGCCGGTCGGATAATTTTATAAAGTTAACGTAA
- a CDS encoding alkyl/aryl-sulfatase, with protein MKYKKIWSCILTTACVVSLAACAAAPGNEGNGGKDGGSSKKAKKATGMTKKNNEEVYDLLDFDDKQEMEFAKKNLLAAPSELEIKDENGKTVWSQKAYSFLEDREAPDTVNPSLWRSTQMNHLYGLFEVTDGIYQVRGYDMTNITFIQGETGWIVFDPLISTECSKAALELVNEELGERPVVGIVMSHPHVDHYGGIKGIISEEEVAERRIPVIAPEGFEEHAVSENVYAGNAMGRRAGYQYGTMLESSETGAMAIGIGMGQSTGTISYIPPNDIIKATGDRRTIDGVEMEFQMTPGTEAPAEMNTWFPQKKALWMAENCTGTLHNLYTLRGAQVRDGNAWAEYIMEAVTLYGEEADVVFQAHNWPHWGNGVIRNYMKDTAAMYKFINDQTLMYINEGYTSDEIANMITLPERLEKNWYTRQYYGTVAHNSKAVYQRYMGWYDANPVNLNRLAPTDRAKKYMEYLGDADAVLQKAEEDYEKGEYQWVAEITNMIVFAEPDNERARSLCADALEQLGYQAESGTWRNAYLSGAKELREGTEADPDIKANVSPDLMKSMTPEMMLDYLGILLDANKAQDVNLRINLNFTDEDPYLLTVESGVVLYQKNAGALDADATLTLPRLGMFAILNDDKEQQKSVIRVEGDPEVLEKLTEHMVKFDFFFHIIEP; from the coding sequence ATGAAATACAAGAAAATCTGGTCCTGCATATTGACGACAGCCTGCGTGGTAAGTCTGGCAGCATGCGCAGCAGCGCCGGGCAATGAAGGAAACGGCGGTAAGGACGGAGGATCATCCAAAAAGGCAAAAAAAGCGACCGGCATGACAAAGAAAAATAACGAGGAAGTGTACGATCTTCTGGACTTTGATGATAAACAGGAGATGGAATTCGCGAAAAAGAACCTGCTCGCGGCACCTTCAGAGCTGGAGATCAAAGACGAAAACGGCAAGACGGTATGGAGCCAGAAGGCATATTCCTTCCTGGAAGACAGGGAGGCGCCGGATACCGTAAACCCGAGTCTGTGGCGCAGCACCCAGATGAACCATCTCTATGGTCTCTTTGAAGTGACGGACGGCATCTACCAGGTCCGGGGATATGATATGACGAACATTACATTTATACAGGGGGAGACAGGCTGGATCGTTTTTGATCCTCTGATCAGTACAGAGTGTTCCAAGGCTGCACTGGAGCTTGTGAACGAAGAACTGGGAGAGCGTCCTGTTGTGGGCATCGTGATGAGCCATCCTCATGTGGACCACTATGGAGGCATCAAAGGAATTATCTCTGAGGAAGAAGTGGCTGAGAGACGCATACCGGTCATTGCTCCGGAAGGATTTGAAGAACATGCGGTCAGTGAAAATGTATATGCCGGCAATGCTATGGGCAGGCGGGCCGGATACCAGTACGGAACGATGCTTGAAAGCAGTGAGACGGGGGCGATGGCGATCGGGATCGGGATGGGACAGTCCACAGGAACCATATCTTATATCCCGCCCAATGATATTATAAAAGCGACCGGAGACAGACGGACCATAGACGGTGTAGAGATGGAATTCCAGATGACGCCCGGGACAGAGGCGCCGGCGGAGATGAATACATGGTTTCCGCAGAAAAAAGCGCTCTGGATGGCAGAGAACTGCACGGGCACCCTGCACAATCTATACACACTGCGCGGAGCACAGGTGCGGGACGGAAATGCATGGGCAGAATACATTATGGAGGCGGTCACCCTGTACGGGGAGGAAGCAGATGTCGTATTTCAGGCGCACAACTGGCCCCACTGGGGAAACGGCGTGATCAGAAACTATATGAAAGATACGGCGGCCATGTATAAGTTTATCAATGACCAGACATTGATGTACATCAATGAAGGGTATACATCCGATGAGATCGCCAACATGATAACACTTCCGGAACGTCTGGAAAAAAACTGGTATACCCGCCAGTATTACGGAACGGTAGCGCACAATTCCAAGGCCGTATACCAGCGTTATATGGGCTGGTATGACGCAAATCCGGTGAATCTGAACAGGCTGGCGCCCACAGACCGGGCAAAAAAGTATATGGAATATCTTGGCGATGCCGATGCGGTGCTTCAAAAGGCAGAGGAAGATTATGAAAAGGGGGAGTATCAGTGGGTGGCAGAGATCACCAACATGATCGTATTTGCCGAGCCGGATAATGAAAGAGCGCGCAGCCTCTGCGCGGATGCCCTGGAACAGCTCGGCTATCAGGCAGAATCCGGGACGTGGCGGAATGCCTACCTTTCCGGAGCAAAGGAACTCAGGGAGGGGACCGAGGCTGATCCGGATATAAAGGCCAACGTAAGCCCTGACCTCATGAAGTCCATGACACCGGAGATGATGCTGGATTATCTCGGTATTCTGCTGGATGCCAACAAGGCGCAGGATGTGAACCTCAGGATCAATCTGAACTTTACAGATGAGGATCCTTACCTTCTCACGGTGGAGTCGGGCGTAGTCTTGTACCAGAAAAATGCCGGGGCTTTAGATGCAGACGCGACTCTTACACTGCCGCGGCTTGGAATGTTTGCGATACTCAATGACGATAAGGAGCAGCAGAAGAGCGTGATCCGGGTGGAAGGAGACCCGGAGGTGCTGGAGAAGCTGACAGAGCATATGGTGAAGTTCGATTTCTTCTTCCACATTATCGAGCCATAA
- a CDS encoding lysylphosphatidylglycerol synthase transmembrane domain-containing protein — protein MGSKNKKIANMVFLLVVFALTLYSVFKGEDLRAVLRAIITVNPWYLLPGIAGVIIFIWGESIIIHYMFGTLKIRTKRWTCFLYSCVGFFFSAITPSASGGQPMQIYYMRKNKIPVPVSTLVLMIVTITYKSVLVAIGLFVAFFQRGFVHRYLEGILPIFYLGVALNVLCCIAMSILAFHPALAKWIMMKFLKILERIHILKHKPERTRRLAESMDQYNATALYLRTHGRVIVNVLIITFLQRFALFFVTWFVYKAFGLNGAHIYDVVMLQAVVSVSVDMLPLPGGMGISENLFLIIFKGIFTAGLLLPGMVLSRGIAYYVQLLLSAGMTLFAHLTIGQKAADKI, from the coding sequence GTGGGGAGCAAGAATAAGAAAATAGCAAATATGGTATTTCTCCTTGTAGTATTTGCGCTGACATTGTACAGTGTGTTTAAAGGCGAGGATCTGCGCGCCGTCCTGCGGGCCATTATCACGGTCAATCCGTGGTATCTGCTTCCTGGGATCGCCGGCGTCATCATCTTTATATGGGGAGAATCCATTATCATACATTACATGTTCGGGACTCTGAAGATACGCACGAAAAGATGGACTTGTTTCCTCTATTCCTGCGTGGGATTTTTTTTCAGTGCGATAACGCCGTCCGCAAGCGGAGGGCAGCCGATGCAGATTTATTACATGCGGAAGAATAAAATTCCGGTTCCGGTCTCGACATTGGTTTTAATGATTGTTACAATAACATATAAGTCGGTGCTTGTCGCGATCGGACTGTTTGTGGCATTTTTCCAAAGAGGTTTTGTGCACCGGTATCTGGAGGGGATCCTTCCAATCTTCTATCTTGGAGTCGCGCTGAATGTACTGTGCTGTATCGCCATGTCCATACTGGCGTTCCACCCGGCGCTGGCAAAGTGGATCATGATGAAATTCCTAAAGATACTGGAACGTATTCACATATTAAAGCACAAGCCGGAACGCACACGGCGTCTGGCGGAGTCCATGGACCAGTACAATGCTACGGCACTGTATCTGCGCACCCACGGAAGAGTGATAGTAAATGTGCTTATCATCACATTTCTGCAGCGCTTTGCCTTGTTCTTTGTCACGTGGTTCGTATACAAGGCATTCGGCCTGAACGGGGCGCATATCTATGATGTAGTCATGCTTCAGGCAGTTGTGTCGGTGTCGGTTGATATGCTGCCGCTGCCGGGAGGAATGGGAATCAGTGAAAATCTGTTCCTGATCATCTTTAAAGGCATATTTACAGCCGGGCTTCTGCTGCCCGGAATGGTTTTAAGCAGGGGGATCGCTTATTATGTACAGCTTCTGCTCAGCGCGGGCATGACTTTGTTCGCTCATCTTACGATCGGGCAGAAAGCGGCAGATAAAATATGA
- a CDS encoding phosphatase PAP2 family protein, giving the protein MGTRCRIKNPILPKYAIFPLLACVTVNFMAYNGTEVLTRSWKHYDLTLPFDGMVPVIPWFVVIYLGCYLFWIANYILIARQGKEHCYRFVTADMMSRIVCAVIFLLLPTTNVRPELAGDGLWVMLLRMIYEIDRPTRLFPSFHCLVSWFCYIGIRGQKNVPKAYRMFSCLFAILICVSTQVTKQHYIVDAVGGILVAEGTYWIAFHTELYRTPKNLFDRLYRLCFERRRRPVEKRGNCGEQE; this is encoded by the coding sequence ATGGGAACCAGATGCAGAATAAAAAATCCAATACTGCCTAAATATGCCATATTTCCGCTGCTTGCCTGTGTGACGGTAAACTTTATGGCATACAACGGGACAGAAGTGCTGACCAGGTCGTGGAAACACTATGACCTGACACTTCCTTTTGACGGGATGGTTCCTGTCATACCGTGGTTTGTGGTGATTTATCTGGGCTGTTATCTGTTCTGGATTGCCAACTATATTCTGATAGCAAGGCAGGGAAAAGAGCACTGTTACCGCTTTGTGACAGCGGATATGATGTCGCGGATCGTCTGTGCGGTCATATTTCTGCTGCTTCCGACGACGAATGTAAGACCAGAGCTGGCCGGTGACGGACTCTGGGTAATGCTGCTTCGGATGATATATGAGATAGACCGTCCGACCAGACTTTTTCCTTCGTTTCACTGTCTGGTGAGCTGGTTTTGCTATATCGGCATACGCGGACAGAAGAATGTTCCGAAAGCATACCGGATGTTTTCCTGTCTGTTTGCGATTTTGATCTGTGTATCGACCCAGGTGACAAAGCAGCATTATATTGTAGATGCGGTCGGAGGGATCCTCGTGGCGGAAGGCACGTACTGGATCGCGTTTCACACAGAGTTATACCGTACTCCAAAGAACTTATTTGACAGACTGTACCGTCTGTGTTTTGAAAGAAGGAGAAGACCTGTAGAAAAGAGGGGGAACTGTGGGGAGCAAGAATAA